The DNA window CTAAATTAACAAAACGtggaaataataaagaattttcAATCATTACCATTTCTTCGCTAATGCTCTGGCCAGCTGATAGTAATTTTTGTAGGGTGAATGCCAACTCGGAGGAGAAATTGGTTCATCCGAACCACATGGTTTATCAGAAGATGGAAGCCCTCGTTAATCATATGCTTGATGCAGAAACGGGCGTGCCTATTAAGACCGTCAAAAGTTTCCTTTCTAAGGTGCCATCCGTGTTCACGGGTCAAGATCTCATAGCATGGATTATGAAGAGTCTGGATATGTCAGATTTGTGTGAGTGTCTAGGAATATTTGTTCGGTTATTCTCgcatcttgttttttgttgtttgaaacTTCCTTCAATTATTTCACCTTATTCGGCCCGAATCTTCTCAGTTTTAAGTATCTGATTTCAAGTCGTCATCGTTATATTTTTCGTATACATTGTTGGAAAGTTTGGTAGATCCCACAGACGTTATTTCAGTAGTGcggtttcattttcttattttcatttatgtcTAAAACTCTTCCTTCTGAAATTAATGCTGTATTTAAATAAATCTTCATGACTCACCTGCTGATGTATCCTGGGATGTGAGTTTaaacgttatttttttgtcCTATTGACAGTTGTGATTTCAGCTGACGCTCTCCACCTCGCACATCTCATCGCATCACATGGTTACCTTTTTCAAATAGACGATCACGTACTCACAGTAAAAAATGATGGAACCTTCTATCGGTTTCAAACTCCGTATTTTTGGCCATCCAATTGTTGGGAACCCGAAAACACAGATTATGGtacgtttttcctttttctcatagaaaatgttttctcattttttttaaaaggatggCTGATGCTACATCTTTGTTTCCATAAGAGGAGGTGGTCGAATTGATCATCATAAATTGGCGTATTGCTTTCTGTGTCCTGTGTCGCTATATGTCAAAGTCGCCATCATATACTGGAAGTGGGGGAGGCGTATCATCTATAATCATCAGGATTTTTCTGCTATAAGCGTCAAAAACTCATTACAGAGGATATTCACAATAAACACTTCTCGAGAAGTACTTGCTAAACTGCAGGCGGTGATTTAAAGCACAGGCATTCGAGCATTTTACTGCAAACTAATACTGTTGTGCGTACGTCCCACTTCCATGATTGCCATACATTCTCAAGTACAAAGTAGAACAGAAATTTAGGTTTTTAGCATGTCAGAAAACTTTCTAGTACTGGGTTAGCCCACGCAATGTCTAGAATCggatttaaattgaaattactATTCTATAGCGTTCATTCTCTGAAATTCTTGATATTCTTgtgcgtatgtatgtatgtatatatgtctTTAAACACAGCTAGAACATTTCTGACCTTAGACAGTTCAAAGATTTGACATTTTAGAGCAGCCTAGTCAGGTGACCTGAGCGTATTTGATTCAGTTTTACCGCGTTTTCTCAGTAAGTGGATTCCATATGACTAGACACCTTTTTAAAATGTAGTCACTCAAATCTGTTCACTCTTGAGGTGTTCACGTGCTCACACTTGCATACTTTTAAGGTGTGAGGTacttttctaattcttctctttctctcgcAGAATTTCTGTAAATCTTCAGCGAAAATAATATTGCAGCAGTCTACCTTTGTAAACGAACAATGCAGAACAAAGCCCATTTGGAACTGGAGGATTTTGAGGCGGAAAACTTAGCTAAGCTGCAGAAGATGTTCAGCCGTAAATGGGAGTTTGTATTCATGCAAGCAGAAGCTCAGTACAAGTAAGGAACTAGCTTCTGTGCATTAAAACGCTTCGGAGTATGTATTTTTCAGAGTTGACAAAAAGAGAGATCGCTTAGAGCGACAAATATTGGACAGCCAAGAAAGAGCATTCTGGGATGTACATCGACCTGTACCGGGATGTGTGAACACAACAGAGGTATACCACCATCTCACGgctcacttttccttttttcaagctTTTCACTTCTCTCTATCTGTAAGTCTTAACGTTCTTATTGAGctattactttttcttttaggtAGACTTCCGTAAATTATCTCGTTCTGGTCGACCGAAGTACAGCAGTGGGGGACACGCAGCCTTGAACGCTGCAGCGTCAACAGGTTGTAGCCCATACTCTACCAGTGCTGCTGCTGCCCATGCTAGTATGCCTTCCACATCAAATGGTGCACCAGCTACAGCTCAGCAGACATCTCAGAGCAGGTGCGTAATTCTTTTCACAATTGCTTGTCACATTTCGCAACTTTTCACAATTCTCGTCCTTCGTTAAGATAGGCAGGAAAGCATTCTCCTTAAATACAGGAGAATGCTTTCCTGCCTACCTTAACGAAGAACGAGAATTAAACTTGTTACGCTTCGCTGAAGTGCTATTTAGGGTTAAATTAATGGGAAATGTGGGTGCAAAGTTCCTGTGCCAATTTCATTCAGTTATTggcaaaattttgcatttactTGTGCTTTACAACATCATTATAAACTGGTAGTCTTCAACATGGGAGAGTCATGACAAATATGTGTAAAATGTTCATAGGCATGTCGGGATTCTATTTCTGCCCGGAACGTTTTTTCGCCCTCCAATTTGcgaacttttgtttttctcccaACTTTCTCCGAGTATTGTATCGTTTTTGTATTCTTTGAgtcatttttgtaatttttttgattggTTTGATTAATCTCCATCTTTAAACATGACAGATTTGTGAGTATTTTCAGTAGTAGCTTATCATCGAGTACTGGTGGATCATTTCGGAACAGTTATTACGCAAGACCAGGTCTCCGACGGTGTACACAAGTCCAAGACACTTTAAAGTTAGAGGTAATGTTCATGTTTTTATCGAAAACAGTggcgtttttttcttagtatgAAAACCATTTTTAAAGACGAAAACAGAACTCTAGTCCcgatttctcttattttttctaaatgctGCCAGTAGGCTTATTTCGACATCGTGGTTCTATTTTAGATCAACCAACTTAACAGCCGACTATCAAAAAATGTCCTGCGAACCTCGAAGGTAGTCGAGAAGTAAGCCTTATTTCTTGTTAAGAAATTGTTTATTCGAATTTATTTATGCTTTTTGCAGCTATTTGGCATACTACGAACATCGGAAGGTGTTTGATCCATTCCTGACGCCTTTGGGTTCCGTTCCCGATCCTTTCCAGAGCCAACCTAACCCTTGGATTAGCGACACCGTCGATTTCTGGCAACATGACAAAATGTTAGTTCATCATCATTTCTAAACCTATAGGTGCATATTTGTCTTATCCTTCTGGATGATCTCTTAAACTATTAATTATCAGAAATGCTTATGTACATCGAAGATCACCTGTTTAGCACCGGAGATATCTCTACTCGTCGTTTAAAACTCTGGGAAGAGTGCTTCGAAGAGTTGCTCGCTGATGTCCTAGGAAGGGAAACGTTGCAGAAGTTTCTTGACAAGGAGTATTCTGGTGAAAATCTCCGCTTTTGGTGGGAGGTATGGGAGTCTAAGTCTTATAGCCTTCTTTTCTAAGAAAGAGCCGTGTAAGTACATCAATATAGGTACAAAAACTGCGAAAGTGCAGCTGCAGAATGGTTCCCGTTCTTGTAACGGAGATCTACAATGAATTTATAGACTCTAATGCAACTTCTCCTGTCAACGTGGACTGCAAGGTTTCCTGTCTGCTGTTTTCCATATTCACTTCATAATCCTATTTTACTGTGGTATTGCTGTAATTGAGTGAataatcttcttttcatttctaggTTATGGAAATAACGGAAGAGAATCTCAAAAATCCTAATCGTTGGAGTTTTGATGAAGCAGCGGTTCGTGTTATAACCCTACTACTCAATTATCCAACTCAGACAGTAATTTAAAAATGTCTTCAGGACCACATATTTTGTTTGATGAAAAATGACAGTTATCAGCGCTTCCTCCGGTCCGACATTTACAAAGATCTCCTCATACAATCGAAGAAGAAggtatttttttgaacatccaCCTCAAACACATCTTTCGCATGCTCTATGCACGATTTGCATGTCAGAAATTTCCAAAGGTTCAGTTATGTTCTACTTTTGGATTAGGGCAAAGGTACACACCATCCTGAGTCGCTTGCGAGGCTTTGGGCAACTAATAAGTGTCATTCATTTAAGGATTTAATAATATTTGCATCATGTGGTTCAAACGAATATTTATCACTAGTTCGCTGCACGTAAGCAGTAGGCTCATTTGAAGCTTccatttcgagaaaaaaaattgacctaTATGGTTGTCTCGACAAtataacagaagaaaaagaagaagaaggtagGGTATTACTCTGCACTTCTACAAAGAGAACATGGCGTTGTACTAGTTTACTACTCCTACCCTCATCATCTTCAATAATGTTTAGGCTCCTTTCTAGGGAATAATGTTCCATGAATATAATGTGTTGCGTACTTTTTATATCAGATGAAATAAACAGTTGGTAGCGgttttcgctttattttgaCGATGAAATTAACATAGTTAGGACTAACCGCTTTAGATGAAATGAGCGCCGTTTAGATAGATAACTTTTGTCCATTTTGATGGCAATTTCATGATTTCGCAATGGGAGCAGTCCTTGTCCTTATTTACAAAAAGCTTGACCACTTCATTTTCGCAAGCCTTTCGTGAGGGTACTTTTGTatcatcaagaaaattttgcaaatgcttGAAAAGGCGATGGTCGCTTTGTGCCAGGTCTGGACTATATGACGGGAGCGGTAGAACTATCCATTCAAGCTCTCGGAGCTTCTTACGCATCGTTAAAGATGTGTGTAGCCTAGCCTTATCTTGACGGAACACCACGCCTTTCCTACTGGCTGCTTCTGGTCGATCGCCTGCTTTAGTCTGGTCAGTTGCTGACCGTATAGGTCCGAATTGAGTGTTTCCCTTGATGGGAGAAGCTCATAGTGGATGATTTCCTTCCAGCCCCACCAAACACACACTAAAACCTTCTTGGCCGTCAATTCGGGCTTGGCGATCGTTTGGGTGGGTCACCACGATTGTATTACGatctttttcggtttttgtCACGTGATGTTTACATAGTTAAATATGGCTCACTAAAGCTTTGCTTTTCTATTTATGCAAATTTCGAAGCCTGGTATAAGGTTAGTTTTATCTTTGAGAGGAGTACCAAAAACGGCGTACTACAAGCGCCAGTTTCGACGCCATACTAGTTACCATTTGTTTAGTTCTACGATCACCTTCTTATCTTTTACTCTAATTATTCTAATACTTGAAATCATTTTGCTCGATCTTGAATTAGATCGATTCCCCTTATGCATTCTCAGTCGTTTCGTGATGTATTTGTTTCGAGTTCAACTCAACCAATGTCATGTTGTGCTTTTGATAGGAATACATTTTGGTTCCTGACGCTTTGGATTCACTTTGGAGATTTACAAAGGATCTCGCTCCTCAGCGATCAAGCCTAAACATTCATGGTATGGCTGATACAACATTGTTTTCAAGAGGAGAATTAAAGTGCATGTTTCTATGAACTTCCTTTTTGAACTGGTACCTTGCATTTCTTCAAACAGCAATCGCCGACTCTTATTAGCTGCCATAGCCTCACTGTGAGTATAACAGCAAAGTCATGCAGTTGCGAAATATATCATTATAACAACGAATGTTCGTCACGACTTGTGATTGATGGTGTTAATTTCGAGAGAGCTTTTCCCTCTGTGATTGCGTCATGCGGTGTGTGGCCGTGTTGATCTGTATTTTTAGAGCACATTTTCCTCGCTGCTAGCTCGTGCAGCTTCTCGCAAACTATCCCGCAAAGCTGGTCACTCTACCAGCCCTATGCCCGCCAACCACAGTTCGCCATGCCTTCTTGCGCCGCCTTCACAACAGTGATTCTCCGCGCTGTGAAAGTCGACACGCCCACTCCAAGAGGGCTGCAGCACGCAACCTGTGCGTATCCTCATGAGTTGGCTTTTCTCCCGTTCACGTTGCCTAGCATGGTTTAGTTCTTTTTGTTGTCCTAACCTAGCTTGCACAAGTCACCTTTTGTAGGTGGAAAGTTATGAACttccgtttttgtttttctcttgcttGATGCAGTAATGTCGggttaaaatgaaatgaagcatTGGCAGTTGTGTaaggctgcgctcgaagcggtgcggtggaaacagcggtcggaatcgaggtgggaccacggcgaactgcagaggtgggcggtggtagcgaggatccttacacaatcccaaccgctacgctccaccgcgcgcttcgagcgcagtcgcttacgcaactgttcgcttcatgtcgttttaatccGTCTATATGGGTACACATTTCATTTGTGAAACAGATAAGCATGTTGTTGAAGTTGTCTCGAACTCTGGTTGTTTCTTCCATCTCATTTTAttatacttttcttcttttgttagattttcgtttaaaaaaaaacgattcaaCCAGGCCTGCCATAACCGCTAGGTACGAATCACAGGGATTTTATGGTTTGGACGattttattcaacaaaaacCCTGTTAATTAGAATTCAACGCTGTGAAGTAGTAGAATTAGTgtgaaatatgaatttttaaaaagaaatagaaacggAAGTTTGTAAATCACCACCAGGTTTTTCTGCTGACTGCTTTGTAAAGAAATCCTTAGTGGTTCTCGAAACCTGCTATTTACAGGTACCAGTGAAGTTATCTCGGGATATTGGTATACGTTTCCCTACGTTGCCTGGTTTCTCATCAAATACCGTTCGTCGAGATGCAAACCTCACTGTTGGAGGCGCTCAAACTGTGGTGGCAACAAGCGGCTCTTCCAGCTGTTCTCCAACAACAGCAACTACAGTAGGCATTTGAAAGCAAGCTTCTGGGTGgtgttcctatttttttttcttttcatcaagtGTCCATTTGCGCCGTAGTAGAATTATGTGAGAATCTGTGTTTATCTTCGATTTGTtccgttttcatttttattattccgCTATTCTACAACAATGACGTTTTTCTTGTACTGTGACAACGTAACGTTTGTTCGTGCAGCATTTTTGACGaggttcttttattttatcattgaTGTAATATAATCCCAGAATCACAGCTAATGCTGTCTGTTTTAGAGCTCtctattatctttttttaacatctttttcgccgtcttctaACTAGTCTGAGAAATGCCACGATGTGGTCGTTTCCTAGAATGGGTACTGATCTTAATTTGCAATCCGGTTCAAAACATCATTGGCATTCGATTTAGTGGCGATCATTTTTGAGAGTCAGTTCCCCCTTTGGCTACGGATCCTCGATTTCGctaagattttttaaagacagACCAAGCATATAAGAACATTGCACTCAGTACTGCTATGAATGGTTGCGATGCTTAGAGTTGCGCAGCAGAATTTCGAGAAGGTTCATGGAAATGCAGGACTCTTTGGACATCATTGTACACTTCAACTTTAGATTAGCATCAAGCGGACGCAGACTATCAATTATTTCATCTGTTCTTTAAAGTTATCAACTGATTTCAGCCATTCTCAGTCATTTGATGTTCTGATGTTTCCCGCATCAGATCTGTCTTTAGATATGCATGGTTTTGCCGTGCACATCTTAGCAAAGTTAGGTTAGCAAATTTAAAAGGACCTGCTCAATTATGAATCCGCCGTTTAATTTTGAGTTAACTATATTAGATTGTTTCTCTGTTTTAGTTTTTCcaacgttttcttttgtatttcacACCAAAAGGCTTTAAACCACACTTCAACTTTAAACCAATTTCGTCGCATCTCATTGCTTCTAGTCTCCGATTCTATACAAATGCTTTAAAGTAGGAATAGGATTTAAGGTGGTTCTACGTTTAGAGACGCACGCAGATGTCGTTGCAGCTCTCTTTGCTTAATTTGATCTAGGATTTATTTGCGTGCGCCTCTTGTGCCGGCAACGAGCTAACTCACTGATCTGTGCacatactttttattttgacgCCTTTTTAGTGAACTAGCCGGCACTTGGAAACCATCTTCTCATTTCCAAGGTCACCTTCAGTTTCCTCTCCCAAACAATGTTGCCCAAATCTTGAAGTCAAGTATTATTAAATTACCATTGCTAGAGTTTCGTTTCACGAATGACTTGGCTTTGTGATTGTATAAATcgattgaaatgaaattgtatCCTATTTCATCATAACACCTGTTTCAACCATGAATTCGAGTAAATGGAATGTAAAGGACAGAGAGGAGTACAGGAAACATGTTGATCATTTCAGGATGCTTATGCTTATGACGATATGACCTATACACCTGTTTGGTGCATTTCCAATTGATTCCACGAAGTCACACAAGTGGATCCActtgcttttaaaaaatcatataCAAATAGAAAGCACaggatgaaaatttgaaattgaagcaTATGTGTGATCAATTTTGTGTAGtgcaaaaaagaacatgaacTCAGACTTTACAATTTTCATGTGTTATACGTTTGTGTCATGAGAAGGGCTAAACTTAAAACCAGATGAAAAGTCATAAAGCACCAAAGTAAAAAACACTAGCGAATTCGATCAACTAACGGACTAATCCAATATAACGTATAATGTGCTTGAACCATTTAATCTGTACGGGACAATTTAAGACCTAGAACGGAGAGAAAACCCGAGAAAAACAGCCCAGCTACGCTATGG is part of the Necator americanus strain Aroian chromosome V, whole genome shotgun sequence genome and encodes:
- a CDS encoding hypothetical protein (NECATOR_CHRV.G18835.T3), whose product is MALPRLRVNANSEEKLVHPNHMVYQKMEALVNHMLDAETGVPIKTVKSFLSKVPSVFTGQDLIAWIMKSLDMSDLSDALHLAHLIASHGYLFQIDDHVLTVKNDGTFYRFQTPYFWPSNCWEPENTDYAVYLCKRTMQNKAHLELEDFEAENLAKLQKMFSRKWEFVFMQAEAQYKVDKKRDRLERQILDSQERAFWDVHRPVPGCVNTTEVDFRKLSRSGRPKYSSGGHAALNAAASTGCSPYSTSAAAAHASMPSTSNGAPATAQQTSQSSSSLSSSTGGSFRNSYYARPGLRRCTQVQDTLKLEINQLNSRLSKNVLRTSKVVENYLAYYEHRKVFDPFLTPLGSVPDPFQSQPNPWISDTVDFWQHDKITGDISTRRLKLWEECFEELLADVLGRETLQKFLDKEYSGENLRFWWEVQKLRKCSCRMVPVLVTEIYNEFIDSNATSPVNVDCKVMEITEENLKNPNRWSFDEAADHIFCLMKNDSYQRFLRSDIYKDLLIQSKKKVPVKLSRDIGIRFPTLPGFSSNTVRRDANLTVGGAQTVVATSGSSSCSPTTATTVGI
- a CDS encoding hypothetical protein (NECATOR_CHRV.G18835.T1), with product MALPRLRVNANSEEKLVHPNHMVYQKMEALVNHMLDAETGVPIKTVKSFLSKVPSVFTGQDLIAWIMKSLDMSDLSDALHLAHLIASHGYLFQIDDHVLTVKNDGTFYRFQTPYFWPSNCWEPENTDYAVYLCKRTMQNKAHLELEDFEAENLAKLQKMFSRKWEFVFMQAEAQYKVDKKRDRLERQILDSQERAFWDVHRPVPGCVNTTEVDFRKLSRSGRPKYSSGGHAALNAAASTGCSPYSTSAAAAHASMPSTSNGAPATAQQTSQSSSSLSSSTGGSFRNSYYARPGLRRCTQVQDTLKLEINQLNSRLSKNVLRTSKVVENYLAYYEHRKVFDPFLTPLGSVPDPFQSQPNPWISDTVDFWQHDKITGDISTRRLKLWEECFEELLADVLGRETLQKFLDKEYSGENLRFWWEVQKLRKCSCRMVPVLVTEIYNEFIDSNATSPVNVDCKVMEITEENLKNPNRWSFDEAADHIFCLMKNDSYQRFLRSDIYKDLLIQSKKKSTFSSLLARAASRKLSRKAGHSTSPMPANHSSPCLLAPPSQQ
- a CDS encoding hypothetical protein (NECATOR_CHRV.G18835.T2) → MLLKLSRTLVPVKLSRDIGIRFPTLPGFSSNTVRRDANLTVGGAQTVVATSGSSSCSPTTATTVGI